Proteins encoded by one window of Pseudorca crassidens isolate mPseCra1 chromosome 3, mPseCra1.hap1, whole genome shotgun sequence:
- the HOOK2 gene encoding protein Hook homolog 2 isoform X4, with protein MSVDKAELCGSLLTWLQTFHVPPPCTSPQELSSGLAVAYVLNQIDPSWFNEAWLQGISDDPGPNRRLKVNNLKTILQSLVEYSQDVLGHPILEQHLPDVSLIGEFSDPEELGKLLQLVLGCAISCEKKQEHIQRIMTLEESVQHVVMEAIQELMTKDTSDSLSPETYGNFDSQSRRYYFLSEEADEGDELRQRCLDLERQLVLLSEEKQSLVQENEVLRERVGRSEGEGATGLTSKKLLLLQSQLEQLQEENFRLESGREDERVRCAELEREVAELQQRNQELTSLAQEAQALKDEMDELRQSSERAGQLEATLSSCRRRLGELRELRRQVRQLEERNAGHAERTRQLEEELRRAGSLRAQLEAQRRQVQELQGQRQEEAMKAEKWLFECRNLEEKYELVSKEKERLLAERDSLREANEELRCAQLQPRGLTQADPSLDPTSPAVENLAAEILPAELRETLLQLQLENKRLCQQEAADRERQEELQRHLEEANRARHGLEMQHRLNQQQLSELRAQVEDLQKALQEQGGKTEDVSAHLLPAWPSFVSPNNPSLSSPCCPMPREVHCKYLEPRVAPPTLSLERGWDLWSPHSPSASSLLQSTLLKRKLEEHLQKLHEADLELQRKREYIEELEPPADSSTARRIEELQHNLQKKDADLRAMEERYRRYVDKARTVIQTLEPKQRPPGGAPPELHTLRTQLRERDVRIRHLEQMDFEKSRSQREQEEKLLISAWYNMGMALQQRAGEERAPAHAQSFLAQQRLATNARRGPLGRLAPLNMRPTDKH; from the exons ATGAGCGTGGACAAGGCCGAGCTATGCGGGTCTCTGCTCACCTGG TTGCAGACGTTCCATGTCCCGCCCCCCTGTACCAGCCCCCAGGAACTGAGCAGTGGCCTCGCAGTAGCCTATGTGCTGAACCAGAT AGACCCTTCCTGGTTCAACGAGGCATGGCTCCAGGGCATCTCAGACGACCCAGGTCCCAACCGGAGGTTGAAG gTCAACAATCTGAAGACAATCTTACAGAGCCTGGTGGAGTACTCCCAGGAT GTCCTGGGGCATCCCATTTTGGAGCAGCACCTTCCAGATGTGAGCCTTATTGGCGAGTTCTCCGACCCAGAAGAGCTTGGCAAGCTGCTTCAGCTGGTGCTGGGCTGTGCTATCAGTTGCGAGAAAAAGCAGG AGCACATCCAGAGAATCATGACGCTAGAGGAATCAGTTCAGCATGTGGTGATGGAAGCCATCCAGGAG CTCATGACCAAAGACACCTCTGACTCCCTGTCACCGGAAACATATGGGAACTTTGATAGCCAG TCCCGCAGGTACTACTTCCTGAGTGAGGAGGCTGACGAGGGTGACGAGCTGCGGCAGCGCTGTCTGGACCTGGAGCGGCAG CTGGTACTACTGTCAGAGGAGAAGCAGAGCCTGGTTCAGGAAAATGAGGTGCTGAGGGAGCGGGTGGGCCGGTCCGAGGGTGAGGGTGCCACCGGCCTCACCTCCAAGAAGCTGCTACTGCTGCAGTCCCAGCTGGAGCAGCTGCAGGAAGAGAACTTCAG gctggaGAGCGGCAGGGAGGACGAGCGCGTGCGCTGTGCTGAGCTGGAACGGGAGGTCGCCGAGCTGCAGCAGCGGAACCAGGAGCTGACCAGCCTGGCCCAGGAGGCACAGGCCCTGAAGGATGAAATGGATGAACTTCG GCAGTCGTCAGAGCGCGCAGGGCAGCTGGAGGCCACGCTGAGCAGCTGCCGGCGCCGCCTGGGCGAGCTGCGGGAGCTGCGGCGGCAGGTGCGGCAGCTGGAGGAGCGCAACGCCGGCCACGCAGAGCGCACGCGGCAGCTGGAGGAAGAGCTGCGCCGGGCCGGCTCCCTGCGCGCCCAGCTAGAGGCGCAGCGGCGGCAG GTTCAGGAATTGCAGGGCCAGCGGCAGGAGGAGGCCATGAAGGCCGAGAAATGGCTATTCGAGTGCCGCAATCTGGAAGAAAAGTATGAGTTGGTGTCAAAGGAGAAGGAG CGGCTGCTGGCAGAACGGGACTCCCTGCGGGAGGCCAATGAGGAGCTGCGCTGCGCCCAGTTGCAGCCTCGCGGGCTGACCCAAGCCG ACCCTTCACTGGATCCCACCTCACCGGCTGTGGAAAACTTAGCAGCCGAGATCCTACCTGCGGAGCTCAG GGAGACACTCCTACAGCTTCAGCTGGAGAACAAGCGCCTGTGCCAGCAGGAGGCGGCCGACCGGGAACGGCAGGAGGAGCTGCAGCGCCACCTGGAGGAGGCCAACCGCGCGCGCCACGGCCTGGAGATGCAGCACCG GCTGAACCAGCAGCAGCTGTCGGAGCTGCGGGCCCAGGTGGAGGACCTGCAGAAGGCCCTGCAGGAGCAGGGGGGCAAGACTGAAGATGTGAGtgcccacctcctccctgcctggCCCTCCTTTGTGTCCCCCAATaacccttctctctcttccccctgcTGCCCGATGCCCCGTGAAGTCCATTGTAAGTACCTTGAGCCCAGGGTGGCACCCCCTACCCTCAGTCTGGAAAGAGGTTGGGACCTCTGGAGCCCTCACTCACCCAGtgcctcttctctcctccagTCAACCCTGCTGAAGAGGAAGCTGGAGGAGCATCT GCAGAAGCTGCATGAGGCAGATCTGGAGCTGCAGCGGAAGCGCGAGTACATCGAGGAGCTAGAGCCCCCTGCCGATAGCAGCA CAGCCCGGCGTATCGAGGAGCTGCAGCACAACCTGCAGAAGAAGGACGCGGACTTGCGGGCCATGGAGGAGCGGTACCGCCGCTACGTGGACAAGGCGCGCACA GTCATACAGACCCTGGAACCCAAGCAGCGGCCACCTGGGGGGGCTCCTCCGGAACTCCACACCCTGAGGACACAGCTTCGAGAGCGGGATGTCCGCATCCGGCACCTGGAG CAGATGGACTTTGAGAAGAGTCGAAGTCAGCGAGAGCAGGAAGAAAAGCTGCTCATCAGTGCCTGGTATAATATG GGCATGGCTCTGCAGCAGCGAGCCGGGGAAGAGCGGGCACCTGCCCATGCCCAGTCATTCCTGGCACAGCAGCGGCTGGCCACCAATGCTCGCCGCGGACCCCTGGGACGCCTAGCACCCCTGAACATGCGCCCCACTGACAAGCATTGA
- the HOOK2 gene encoding protein Hook homolog 2 isoform X8 — protein MSVDKAELCGSLLTWLQTFHVPPPCTSPQELSSGLAVAYVLNQIDPSWFNEAWLQGISDDPGPNRRLKVNNLKTILQSLVEYSQDVLGHPILEQHLPDVSLIGEFSDPEELGKLLQLVLGCAISCEKKQEHIQRIMTLEESVQHVVMEAIQELMTKDTSDSLSPETYGNFDSQSRRYYFLSEEADEGDELRQRCLDLERQLVLLSEEKQSLVQENEVLRERVGRSEGEGATGLTSKKLLLLQSQLEQLQEENFRLESGREDERVRCAELEREVAELQQRNQELTSLAQEAQALKDEMDELRQSSERAGQLEATLSSCRRRLGELRELRRQVRQLEERNAGHAERTRQLEEELRRAGSLRAQLEAQRRQVQELQGQRQEEAMKAEKWLFECRNLEEKYELVSKEKERLLAERDSLREANEELRCAQLQPRGLTQADPSLDPTSPAVENLAAEILPAELRETLLQLQLENKRLCQQEAADRERQEELQRHLEEANRARHGLEMQHRLNQQQLSELRAQVEDLQKALQEQGGKTEDSTLLKRKLEEHLQKLHEADLELQRKREYIEELEPPADSSTARRIEELQHNLQKKDADLRAMEERYRRYVDKARTVIQTLEPKQRPPGGAPPELHTLRTQLRERDVRIRHLEMDFEKSRSQREQEEKLLISAWYNMGMALQQRAGEERAPAHAQSFLAQQRLATNARRGPLGRLAPLNMRPTDKH, from the exons ATGAGCGTGGACAAGGCCGAGCTATGCGGGTCTCTGCTCACCTGG TTGCAGACGTTCCATGTCCCGCCCCCCTGTACCAGCCCCCAGGAACTGAGCAGTGGCCTCGCAGTAGCCTATGTGCTGAACCAGAT AGACCCTTCCTGGTTCAACGAGGCATGGCTCCAGGGCATCTCAGACGACCCAGGTCCCAACCGGAGGTTGAAG gTCAACAATCTGAAGACAATCTTACAGAGCCTGGTGGAGTACTCCCAGGAT GTCCTGGGGCATCCCATTTTGGAGCAGCACCTTCCAGATGTGAGCCTTATTGGCGAGTTCTCCGACCCAGAAGAGCTTGGCAAGCTGCTTCAGCTGGTGCTGGGCTGTGCTATCAGTTGCGAGAAAAAGCAGG AGCACATCCAGAGAATCATGACGCTAGAGGAATCAGTTCAGCATGTGGTGATGGAAGCCATCCAGGAG CTCATGACCAAAGACACCTCTGACTCCCTGTCACCGGAAACATATGGGAACTTTGATAGCCAG TCCCGCAGGTACTACTTCCTGAGTGAGGAGGCTGACGAGGGTGACGAGCTGCGGCAGCGCTGTCTGGACCTGGAGCGGCAG CTGGTACTACTGTCAGAGGAGAAGCAGAGCCTGGTTCAGGAAAATGAGGTGCTGAGGGAGCGGGTGGGCCGGTCCGAGGGTGAGGGTGCCACCGGCCTCACCTCCAAGAAGCTGCTACTGCTGCAGTCCCAGCTGGAGCAGCTGCAGGAAGAGAACTTCAG gctggaGAGCGGCAGGGAGGACGAGCGCGTGCGCTGTGCTGAGCTGGAACGGGAGGTCGCCGAGCTGCAGCAGCGGAACCAGGAGCTGACCAGCCTGGCCCAGGAGGCACAGGCCCTGAAGGATGAAATGGATGAACTTCG GCAGTCGTCAGAGCGCGCAGGGCAGCTGGAGGCCACGCTGAGCAGCTGCCGGCGCCGCCTGGGCGAGCTGCGGGAGCTGCGGCGGCAGGTGCGGCAGCTGGAGGAGCGCAACGCCGGCCACGCAGAGCGCACGCGGCAGCTGGAGGAAGAGCTGCGCCGGGCCGGCTCCCTGCGCGCCCAGCTAGAGGCGCAGCGGCGGCAG GTTCAGGAATTGCAGGGCCAGCGGCAGGAGGAGGCCATGAAGGCCGAGAAATGGCTATTCGAGTGCCGCAATCTGGAAGAAAAGTATGAGTTGGTGTCAAAGGAGAAGGAG CGGCTGCTGGCAGAACGGGACTCCCTGCGGGAGGCCAATGAGGAGCTGCGCTGCGCCCAGTTGCAGCCTCGCGGGCTGACCCAAGCCG ACCCTTCACTGGATCCCACCTCACCGGCTGTGGAAAACTTAGCAGCCGAGATCCTACCTGCGGAGCTCAG GGAGACACTCCTACAGCTTCAGCTGGAGAACAAGCGCCTGTGCCAGCAGGAGGCGGCCGACCGGGAACGGCAGGAGGAGCTGCAGCGCCACCTGGAGGAGGCCAACCGCGCGCGCCACGGCCTGGAGATGCAGCACCG GCTGAACCAGCAGCAGCTGTCGGAGCTGCGGGCCCAGGTGGAGGACCTGCAGAAGGCCCTGCAGGAGCAGGGGGGCAAGACTGAAGAT TCAACCCTGCTGAAGAGGAAGCTGGAGGAGCATCT GCAGAAGCTGCATGAGGCAGATCTGGAGCTGCAGCGGAAGCGCGAGTACATCGAGGAGCTAGAGCCCCCTGCCGATAGCAGCA CAGCCCGGCGTATCGAGGAGCTGCAGCACAACCTGCAGAAGAAGGACGCGGACTTGCGGGCCATGGAGGAGCGGTACCGCCGCTACGTGGACAAGGCGCGCACA GTCATACAGACCCTGGAACCCAAGCAGCGGCCACCTGGGGGGGCTCCTCCGGAACTCCACACCCTGAGGACACAGCTTCGAGAGCGGGATGTCCGCATCCGGCACCTGGAG ATGGACTTTGAGAAGAGTCGAAGTCAGCGAGAGCAGGAAGAAAAGCTGCTCATCAGTGCCTGGTATAATATG GGCATGGCTCTGCAGCAGCGAGCCGGGGAAGAGCGGGCACCTGCCCATGCCCAGTCATTCCTGGCACAGCAGCGGCTGGCCACCAATGCTCGCCGCGGACCCCTGGGACGCCTAGCACCCCTGAACATGCGCCCCACTGACAAGCATTGA
- the HOOK2 gene encoding protein Hook homolog 2 isoform X1, which translates to MLITAADIWLGPAGAQRATSGGWAGLAGGQHIRKPTCRSHRPGGHSESALTSAEAAHARGVLERVADVPCPAPLYQPPGTEQWPRSSLCAEPDVNNLKTILQSLVEYSQDVLGHPILEQHLPDVSLIGEFSDPEELGKLLQLVLGCAISCEKKQEHIQRIMTLEESVQHVVMEAIQELMTKDTSDSLSPETYGNFDSQSRRYYFLSEEADEGDELRQRCLDLERQLVLLSEEKQSLVQENEVLRERVGRSEGEGATGLTSKKLLLLQSQLEQLQEENFRLESGREDERVRCAELEREVAELQQRNQELTSLAQEAQALKDEMDELRQSSERAGQLEATLSSCRRRLGELRELRRQVRQLEERNAGHAERTRQLEEELRRAGSLRAQLEAQRRQVQELQGQRQEEAMKAEKWLFECRNLEEKYELVSKEKERLLAERDSLREANEELRCAQLQPRGLTQADPSLDPTSPAVENLAAEILPAELRETLLQLQLENKRLCQQEAADRERQEELQRHLEEANRARHGLEMQHRLNQQQLSELRAQVEDLQKALQEQGGKTEDVSAHLLPAWPSFVSPNNPSLSSPCCPMPREVHCKYLEPRVAPPTLSLERGWDLWSPHSPSASSLLQSTLLKRKLEEHLQKLHEADLELQRKREYIEELEPPADSSTARRIEELQHNLQKKDADLRAMEERYRRYVDKARTVIQTLEPKQRPPGGAPPELHTLRTQLRERDVRIRHLEQMDFEKSRSQREQEEKLLISAWYNMGMALQQRAGEERAPAHAQSFLAQQRLATNARRGPLGRLAPLNMRPTDKH; encoded by the exons ATGCTAATAACTGCAGCTGACATCTGGCTGGGCCCTGCGGGGGCGCAGCGGGCAACGTCGGGGGGCTGGGCAGGCCTGGCTGGAGGGCAGCATATCAGGAAGCCAACCTGCAGGTCCCACAGGCCAGGAGGCCACAGTGAGTCAGCCCTGACCAGTGCTGAGGCTGCCCATGCCAGGGGAGTCCTGGAGAGAG TTGCAGACGTTCCATGTCCCGCCCCCCTGTACCAGCCCCCAGGAACTGAGCAGTGGCCTCGCAGTAGCCTATGTGCTGAACCAGAT gTCAACAATCTGAAGACAATCTTACAGAGCCTGGTGGAGTACTCCCAGGAT GTCCTGGGGCATCCCATTTTGGAGCAGCACCTTCCAGATGTGAGCCTTATTGGCGAGTTCTCCGACCCAGAAGAGCTTGGCAAGCTGCTTCAGCTGGTGCTGGGCTGTGCTATCAGTTGCGAGAAAAAGCAGG AGCACATCCAGAGAATCATGACGCTAGAGGAATCAGTTCAGCATGTGGTGATGGAAGCCATCCAGGAG CTCATGACCAAAGACACCTCTGACTCCCTGTCACCGGAAACATATGGGAACTTTGATAGCCAG TCCCGCAGGTACTACTTCCTGAGTGAGGAGGCTGACGAGGGTGACGAGCTGCGGCAGCGCTGTCTGGACCTGGAGCGGCAG CTGGTACTACTGTCAGAGGAGAAGCAGAGCCTGGTTCAGGAAAATGAGGTGCTGAGGGAGCGGGTGGGCCGGTCCGAGGGTGAGGGTGCCACCGGCCTCACCTCCAAGAAGCTGCTACTGCTGCAGTCCCAGCTGGAGCAGCTGCAGGAAGAGAACTTCAG gctggaGAGCGGCAGGGAGGACGAGCGCGTGCGCTGTGCTGAGCTGGAACGGGAGGTCGCCGAGCTGCAGCAGCGGAACCAGGAGCTGACCAGCCTGGCCCAGGAGGCACAGGCCCTGAAGGATGAAATGGATGAACTTCG GCAGTCGTCAGAGCGCGCAGGGCAGCTGGAGGCCACGCTGAGCAGCTGCCGGCGCCGCCTGGGCGAGCTGCGGGAGCTGCGGCGGCAGGTGCGGCAGCTGGAGGAGCGCAACGCCGGCCACGCAGAGCGCACGCGGCAGCTGGAGGAAGAGCTGCGCCGGGCCGGCTCCCTGCGCGCCCAGCTAGAGGCGCAGCGGCGGCAG GTTCAGGAATTGCAGGGCCAGCGGCAGGAGGAGGCCATGAAGGCCGAGAAATGGCTATTCGAGTGCCGCAATCTGGAAGAAAAGTATGAGTTGGTGTCAAAGGAGAAGGAG CGGCTGCTGGCAGAACGGGACTCCCTGCGGGAGGCCAATGAGGAGCTGCGCTGCGCCCAGTTGCAGCCTCGCGGGCTGACCCAAGCCG ACCCTTCACTGGATCCCACCTCACCGGCTGTGGAAAACTTAGCAGCCGAGATCCTACCTGCGGAGCTCAG GGAGACACTCCTACAGCTTCAGCTGGAGAACAAGCGCCTGTGCCAGCAGGAGGCGGCCGACCGGGAACGGCAGGAGGAGCTGCAGCGCCACCTGGAGGAGGCCAACCGCGCGCGCCACGGCCTGGAGATGCAGCACCG GCTGAACCAGCAGCAGCTGTCGGAGCTGCGGGCCCAGGTGGAGGACCTGCAGAAGGCCCTGCAGGAGCAGGGGGGCAAGACTGAAGATGTGAGtgcccacctcctccctgcctggCCCTCCTTTGTGTCCCCCAATaacccttctctctcttccccctgcTGCCCGATGCCCCGTGAAGTCCATTGTAAGTACCTTGAGCCCAGGGTGGCACCCCCTACCCTCAGTCTGGAAAGAGGTTGGGACCTCTGGAGCCCTCACTCACCCAGtgcctcttctctcctccagTCAACCCTGCTGAAGAGGAAGCTGGAGGAGCATCT GCAGAAGCTGCATGAGGCAGATCTGGAGCTGCAGCGGAAGCGCGAGTACATCGAGGAGCTAGAGCCCCCTGCCGATAGCAGCA CAGCCCGGCGTATCGAGGAGCTGCAGCACAACCTGCAGAAGAAGGACGCGGACTTGCGGGCCATGGAGGAGCGGTACCGCCGCTACGTGGACAAGGCGCGCACA GTCATACAGACCCTGGAACCCAAGCAGCGGCCACCTGGGGGGGCTCCTCCGGAACTCCACACCCTGAGGACACAGCTTCGAGAGCGGGATGTCCGCATCCGGCACCTGGAG CAGATGGACTTTGAGAAGAGTCGAAGTCAGCGAGAGCAGGAAGAAAAGCTGCTCATCAGTGCCTGGTATAATATG GGCATGGCTCTGCAGCAGCGAGCCGGGGAAGAGCGGGCACCTGCCCATGCCCAGTCATTCCTGGCACAGCAGCGGCTGGCCACCAATGCTCGCCGCGGACCCCTGGGACGCCTAGCACCCCTGAACATGCGCCCCACTGACAAGCATTGA
- the HOOK2 gene encoding protein Hook homolog 2 isoform X3 encodes MLITAADIWLGPAGAQRATSGGWAGLAGGQHIRKPTCRSHRPGGHSESALTSAEAAHARGVLERVADVPCPAPLYQPPGTEQWPRSSLCAEPDVNNLKTILQSLVEYSQDVLGHPILEQHLPDVSLIGEFSDPEELGKLLQLVLGCAISCEKKQEHIQRIMTLEESVQHVVMEAIQESRRYYFLSEEADEGDELRQRCLDLERQLVLLSEEKQSLVQENEVLRERVGRSEGEGATGLTSKKLLLLQSQLEQLQEENFRLESGREDERVRCAELEREVAELQQRNQELTSLAQEAQALKDEMDELRQSSERAGQLEATLSSCRRRLGELRELRRQVRQLEERNAGHAERTRQLEEELRRAGSLRAQLEAQRRQVQELQGQRQEEAMKAEKWLFECRNLEEKYELVSKEKERLLAERDSLREANEELRCAQLQPRGLTQADPSLDPTSPAVENLAAEILPAELRETLLQLQLENKRLCQQEAADRERQEELQRHLEEANRARHGLEMQHRLNQQQLSELRAQVEDLQKALQEQGGKTEDVSAHLLPAWPSFVSPNNPSLSSPCCPMPREVHCKYLEPRVAPPTLSLERGWDLWSPHSPSASSLLQSTLLKRKLEEHLQKLHEADLELQRKREYIEELEPPADSSTARRIEELQHNLQKKDADLRAMEERYRRYVDKARTVIQTLEPKQRPPGGAPPELHTLRTQLRERDVRIRHLEQMDFEKSRSQREQEEKLLISAWYNMGMALQQRAGEERAPAHAQSFLAQQRLATNARRGPLGRLAPLNMRPTDKH; translated from the exons ATGCTAATAACTGCAGCTGACATCTGGCTGGGCCCTGCGGGGGCGCAGCGGGCAACGTCGGGGGGCTGGGCAGGCCTGGCTGGAGGGCAGCATATCAGGAAGCCAACCTGCAGGTCCCACAGGCCAGGAGGCCACAGTGAGTCAGCCCTGACCAGTGCTGAGGCTGCCCATGCCAGGGGAGTCCTGGAGAGAG TTGCAGACGTTCCATGTCCCGCCCCCCTGTACCAGCCCCCAGGAACTGAGCAGTGGCCTCGCAGTAGCCTATGTGCTGAACCAGAT gTCAACAATCTGAAGACAATCTTACAGAGCCTGGTGGAGTACTCCCAGGAT GTCCTGGGGCATCCCATTTTGGAGCAGCACCTTCCAGATGTGAGCCTTATTGGCGAGTTCTCCGACCCAGAAGAGCTTGGCAAGCTGCTTCAGCTGGTGCTGGGCTGTGCTATCAGTTGCGAGAAAAAGCAGG AGCACATCCAGAGAATCATGACGCTAGAGGAATCAGTTCAGCATGTGGTGATGGAAGCCATCCAGGAG TCCCGCAGGTACTACTTCCTGAGTGAGGAGGCTGACGAGGGTGACGAGCTGCGGCAGCGCTGTCTGGACCTGGAGCGGCAG CTGGTACTACTGTCAGAGGAGAAGCAGAGCCTGGTTCAGGAAAATGAGGTGCTGAGGGAGCGGGTGGGCCGGTCCGAGGGTGAGGGTGCCACCGGCCTCACCTCCAAGAAGCTGCTACTGCTGCAGTCCCAGCTGGAGCAGCTGCAGGAAGAGAACTTCAG gctggaGAGCGGCAGGGAGGACGAGCGCGTGCGCTGTGCTGAGCTGGAACGGGAGGTCGCCGAGCTGCAGCAGCGGAACCAGGAGCTGACCAGCCTGGCCCAGGAGGCACAGGCCCTGAAGGATGAAATGGATGAACTTCG GCAGTCGTCAGAGCGCGCAGGGCAGCTGGAGGCCACGCTGAGCAGCTGCCGGCGCCGCCTGGGCGAGCTGCGGGAGCTGCGGCGGCAGGTGCGGCAGCTGGAGGAGCGCAACGCCGGCCACGCAGAGCGCACGCGGCAGCTGGAGGAAGAGCTGCGCCGGGCCGGCTCCCTGCGCGCCCAGCTAGAGGCGCAGCGGCGGCAG GTTCAGGAATTGCAGGGCCAGCGGCAGGAGGAGGCCATGAAGGCCGAGAAATGGCTATTCGAGTGCCGCAATCTGGAAGAAAAGTATGAGTTGGTGTCAAAGGAGAAGGAG CGGCTGCTGGCAGAACGGGACTCCCTGCGGGAGGCCAATGAGGAGCTGCGCTGCGCCCAGTTGCAGCCTCGCGGGCTGACCCAAGCCG ACCCTTCACTGGATCCCACCTCACCGGCTGTGGAAAACTTAGCAGCCGAGATCCTACCTGCGGAGCTCAG GGAGACACTCCTACAGCTTCAGCTGGAGAACAAGCGCCTGTGCCAGCAGGAGGCGGCCGACCGGGAACGGCAGGAGGAGCTGCAGCGCCACCTGGAGGAGGCCAACCGCGCGCGCCACGGCCTGGAGATGCAGCACCG GCTGAACCAGCAGCAGCTGTCGGAGCTGCGGGCCCAGGTGGAGGACCTGCAGAAGGCCCTGCAGGAGCAGGGGGGCAAGACTGAAGATGTGAGtgcccacctcctccctgcctggCCCTCCTTTGTGTCCCCCAATaacccttctctctcttccccctgcTGCCCGATGCCCCGTGAAGTCCATTGTAAGTACCTTGAGCCCAGGGTGGCACCCCCTACCCTCAGTCTGGAAAGAGGTTGGGACCTCTGGAGCCCTCACTCACCCAGtgcctcttctctcctccagTCAACCCTGCTGAAGAGGAAGCTGGAGGAGCATCT GCAGAAGCTGCATGAGGCAGATCTGGAGCTGCAGCGGAAGCGCGAGTACATCGAGGAGCTAGAGCCCCCTGCCGATAGCAGCA CAGCCCGGCGTATCGAGGAGCTGCAGCACAACCTGCAGAAGAAGGACGCGGACTTGCGGGCCATGGAGGAGCGGTACCGCCGCTACGTGGACAAGGCGCGCACA GTCATACAGACCCTGGAACCCAAGCAGCGGCCACCTGGGGGGGCTCCTCCGGAACTCCACACCCTGAGGACACAGCTTCGAGAGCGGGATGTCCGCATCCGGCACCTGGAG CAGATGGACTTTGAGAAGAGTCGAAGTCAGCGAGAGCAGGAAGAAAAGCTGCTCATCAGTGCCTGGTATAATATG GGCATGGCTCTGCAGCAGCGAGCCGGGGAAGAGCGGGCACCTGCCCATGCCCAGTCATTCCTGGCACAGCAGCGGCTGGCCACCAATGCTCGCCGCGGACCCCTGGGACGCCTAGCACCCCTGAACATGCGCCCCACTGACAAGCATTGA